The Prevotella melaninogenica genome window below encodes:
- a CDS encoding RHS repeat-associated core domain-containing protein translates to MKIIAKKANVASTAVQHVAKHFDLVLGIDIHWTKLPMPPFPLPLPHPFIGIVFDPMEYADFSIPVPSLLQKMFNLPEKIPMGASVFVHGRIKATTTTSVFGFGCNIKPKGGAASMLGAAMVGNIIPIKHITGGLPFYKIFLGDLEGPHDGEIYFGSESVIINGSECSGSFPQQVLTCWGIPFGHQYFPPAWLALYQHILTMYVQINIKPPVLVGGTFIPHKYTLSDILMRAAAVLFMKALGAIAKKGLTKFNHFLQGKFGKNPISKSLCFFGLEPVNFATGAMNFSWDDFELLGEHTIRWTSAWQSDITYSGIMGNGVICNYDLFIIPQDADGVAAYNNPNENQVFPIPIPEIGGKEEYYRSLKLWQHRPNKSKWIVRTETEIRTYRAFSDKEYGTIYLAERIDYVGGGFLLLDYSGRKHLLSTIEDHLGRLIIFGQDEERGLIRSAMYKHGDVIDQLVAYDYDERSNLIRVRDRFGKSIEFEYDDANRVVLRRNRNNMTYTWEYDAEGRVIHTTGEGGIQEGYISYHDGYNEVKYSATGATEQYYYDENNLVYKKVDAMGGETWYGYNSWHERTLVGTPEGKVVGYDYDDRGNLIRLTAADRAETVYEYDEHNRLIARTDAAGNREEWVYDKETALLLKHKEADGTVVTYTYEKDKQQPSAIEYGEELRAVLQYDTLGLISNITDGHGVCETFAYDDYGRPLKHRHADGNSTEWQRDRLGRVTRYATPGQSVMRISYDAYDLPVEVTSGNEVWTMEYTPMGNLRRQTRRTSSMRMVSALNYEYDSYDQLKFVENEHGERYFFERNLNGEVICERGFDGLERHYIRDLDGTVITTQLPDGTAVHHQHDQAGRLTYNKYTDGSWEAWEYDKAGRLTKAYNRDSVTEFVRNALGQVIKETQDGRTVEHKYDERSRLSNIVSALGGSITYGYDIKGTVNHISAGMSGKRKPWEANIAYDRFGRETSRIMSGCVENTMQYDNVGRPAHQRVQHNGRTLLDKSYLWGDNLRLLQALDTINRRSVRYDYDTFGSLSGAVYGDGSCQWRNPDAMGNVYDSPDRTDRSYGRGGQLREDKKWRYYYDSHGNLVLKTMRRSGPSLDAGMRDKFLQWQSGDYAYTWQGNGMLRSVTRADGKTVTFKYDALGRRIEKVFDGRVYRYLWDGDVILHEWDYAEADRPNTIVTETGEVTLDRPEPVENLITWVYDSDSYVPTAKIVGDRHYSIISDYIGRPVQAYDDNGNVVWQADYDIYGNLRNLHGSRKFIPFRQLGQYEDEETGLYYNRFRYYDPRIGNYISQDPIRLAGTGFNLYAYSKDSNIDFDILGLECWSTARKKFWQQEAKNNPHLYSSNNLARMEKGKAPRMTIQVLNPKTGKISVKDVSMELHHKFLPQRGGGQAANKAWNLTKATPWGHASMDSYRHTGYKLIKVIKGTNSW, encoded by the coding sequence ATGAAGATAATAGCAAAGAAAGCCAATGTAGCGAGTACTGCCGTACAGCATGTGGCCAAACATTTTGATTTGGTATTAGGCATAGACATTCACTGGACAAAGCTACCTATGCCTCCTTTTCCTCTTCCCTTACCACACCCTTTCATAGGAATTGTCTTTGACCCCATGGAGTATGCAGACTTCAGCATACCAGTCCCTTCCTTGTTGCAAAAGATGTTCAATCTCCCAGAGAAGATCCCTATGGGAGCATCAGTGTTTGTTCATGGCCGTATTAAGGCAACAACTACTACATCTGTCTTTGGATTTGGTTGTAATATAAAACCTAAAGGTGGTGCTGCAAGTATGTTAGGAGCAGCTATGGTTGGGAATATTATACCTATCAAACATATAACAGGTGGTCTACCTTTCTATAAAATCTTCTTAGGAGACTTGGAAGGTCCGCATGATGGTGAAATCTATTTTGGTTCGGAAAGTGTCATTATCAATGGTAGTGAGTGCAGTGGATCATTCCCTCAGCAGGTTCTAACTTGTTGGGGCATACCTTTCGGACACCAATATTTTCCTCCGGCATGGCTTGCTCTCTACCAGCATATATTAACAATGTATGTGCAAATAAATATCAAGCCACCTGTGCTGGTGGGTGGAACTTTTATCCCTCATAAGTACACACTCTCTGACATTTTGATGCGTGCAGCAGCTGTACTCTTCATGAAAGCACTGGGAGCTATTGCCAAAAAAGGATTGACCAAATTTAATCATTTCCTTCAGGGTAAATTCGGTAAGAACCCTATATCTAAATCATTGTGTTTCTTCGGTTTGGAACCAGTGAACTTTGCTACAGGAGCAATGAATTTCTCTTGGGACGACTTTGAGCTATTGGGAGAGCATACCATTCGTTGGACAAGTGCGTGGCAGAGTGACATTACCTATTCTGGAATCATGGGTAATGGAGTGATATGTAACTATGACCTGTTCATTATTCCTCAGGATGCAGATGGGGTAGCAGCTTACAATAATCCAAATGAGAATCAAGTATTCCCAATACCAATACCAGAAATAGGAGGCAAAGAGGAGTATTATCGTTCTCTAAAGTTATGGCAGCATAGACCAAACAAATCTAAATGGATTGTAAGAACAGAGACTGAAATCCGCACCTATCGTGCCTTCTCTGACAAGGAGTATGGTACAATATATCTTGCTGAAAGGATAGACTATGTGGGAGGTGGTTTCCTATTGTTAGATTATAGTGGGCGTAAGCACTTGCTTTCTACTATAGAAGATCACCTTGGACGTCTTATAATCTTTGGACAGGATGAGGAACGAGGTCTTATCCGTTCAGCAATGTATAAACATGGCGATGTCATAGACCAATTGGTGGCATACGATTATGATGAAAGGAGTAATCTTATACGTGTACGTGATCGATTTGGTAAGAGTATTGAGTTTGAATATGATGATGCTAATAGAGTGGTTCTACGTCGTAACCGCAACAATATGACGTATACATGGGAGTATGACGCTGAAGGACGTGTTATCCATACTACTGGTGAAGGTGGTATACAGGAAGGATATATATCTTACCATGACGGATATAACGAAGTAAAATACTCTGCCACAGGGGCTACGGAACAGTATTATTATGACGAAAACAACCTTGTATATAAAAAGGTGGATGCCATGGGTGGTGAGACCTGGTATGGTTATAATTCTTGGCATGAGCGAACATTGGTAGGTACACCAGAGGGTAAGGTCGTAGGATATGATTATGATGACCGTGGTAACCTTATAAGATTGACGGCTGCTGACAGAGCTGAGACTGTTTATGAGTATGATGAGCATAATCGCCTAATAGCACGTACGGATGCTGCTGGTAATAGAGAAGAATGGGTCTATGATAAAGAGACAGCATTGTTGCTGAAACATAAGGAAGCGGATGGTACTGTTGTTACTTATACATACGAGAAGGATAAGCAGCAGCCTTCTGCTATTGAGTATGGTGAAGAACTACGTGCTGTTCTACAATATGACACTTTAGGATTAATCTCAAATATTACGGACGGGCATGGCGTTTGTGAAACATTCGCTTACGATGACTATGGCCGTCCACTGAAGCACAGGCATGCTGACGGGAATAGTACAGAATGGCAGCGTGACCGACTTGGCCGTGTTACTCGCTACGCAACTCCTGGACAGAGCGTGATGCGCATCTCCTACGATGCCTACGACCTGCCTGTTGAAGTTACCAGCGGCAATGAAGTGTGGACTATGGAGTACACTCCTATGGGTAACCTGCGCCGTCAGACACGACGGACGAGCAGTATGCGCATGGTCAGTGCGCTGAACTATGAGTATGATTCCTATGACCAACTGAAGTTTGTCGAGAACGAACACGGTGAACGCTACTTCTTTGAACGTAACCTTAATGGTGAGGTGATTTGTGAAAGGGGCTTTGATGGATTAGAACGTCATTATATCCGTGACCTTGACGGCACGGTGATTACTACACAGCTTCCTGATGGTACGGCTGTGCATCATCAGCATGACCAGGCTGGACGGCTTACCTATAACAAGTACACCGATGGTAGTTGGGAGGCTTGGGAGTACGATAAGGCAGGACGGCTCACCAAAGCGTACAACAGAGACAGCGTGACGGAGTTCGTGCGTAATGCTTTGGGGCAGGTTATAAAGGAAACGCAGGACGGGCGTACAGTGGAGCATAAGTATGATGAGCGTTCCCGACTATCAAATATCGTCAGTGCATTAGGAGGAAGTATTACCTACGGATATGATATAAAAGGCACTGTCAACCACATATCAGCTGGTATGTCAGGAAAGAGGAAGCCTTGGGAAGCGAATATAGCATACGATAGGTTCGGGCGTGAAACTTCACGCATAATGTCTGGTTGTGTAGAGAATACTATGCAATATGACAATGTCGGTCGTCCTGCACATCAGCGTGTCCAGCATAATGGGCGAACACTGCTTGACAAGTCATACCTCTGGGGTGACAATCTTCGTCTTCTACAGGCGCTTGACACAATAAACCGCAGAAGTGTCCGTTACGATTATGATACCTTCGGTTCTCTGTCAGGGGCTGTTTATGGTGACGGTAGTTGTCAGTGGCGTAACCCAGATGCAATGGGTAATGTGTATGATAGCCCCGACCGAACGGACAGGAGTTATGGTCGTGGTGGACAGCTGCGTGAGGACAAGAAGTGGCGGTATTATTATGACAGCCATGGCAACCTTGTGCTGAAGACCATGCGCAGGTCGGGACCATCCCTTGATGCTGGGATGCGGGATAAGTTCCTTCAATGGCAGAGCGGTGACTATGCCTATACGTGGCAGGGCAATGGTATGCTTAGAAGTGTAACACGGGCTGACGGCAAAACTGTAACGTTCAAGTATGACGCTTTAGGCAGACGCATTGAGAAGGTCTTTGACGGACGAGTATATCGCTACCTCTGGGATGGTGATGTCATTCTGCACGAGTGGGACTATGCCGAGGCTGACCGCCCGAACACGATTGTTACCGAGACTGGTGAGGTCACACTCGACAGGCCAGAACCAGTTGAGAATCTCATCACATGGGTTTACGACAGTGACAGCTATGTCCCTACAGCCAAGATTGTCGGCGACAGGCATTACAGCATCATCAGCGACTACATCGGTCGTCCTGTCCAAGCGTACGATGATAATGGTAATGTTGTCTGGCAGGCAGACTATGACATCTATGGTAATCTCCGCAATCTCCACGGCAGCAGGAAGTTCATTCCTTTCCGCCAGTTAGGACAGTATGAGGACGAGGAAACTGGGCTCTATTACAACAGATTTAGATATTATGATCCAAGGATTGGCAATTACATCAGTCAAGACCCGATAAGGCTGGCAGGAACAGGTTTTAACCTATATGCCTATTCTAAAGATAGTAATATTGATTTTGATATTCTCGGCTTAGAATGCTGGAGTACAGCAAGAAAAAAGTTTTGGCAGCAAGAGGCAAAAAATAATCCTCATTTGTACTCTTCGAATAACTTAGCAAGAATGGAAAAGGGGAAAGCCCCCAGAATGACAATACAGGTCTTGAATCCCAAGACAGGTAAGATAAGTGTGAAGGATGTTTCTATGGAGTTACATCACAAGTTTCTTCCCCAACGAGGCGGAGGTCAGGCTGCAAACAAAGCATGGAATTTGACAAAAGCAACCCCATGGGGACACGCTTCGATGGATTCCTATAGACATACTGGATATAAATTAATAAAAGTGATTAAAGGAACAAACTCTTGGTAA
- a CDS encoding RHS repeat domain-containing protein → MGNVYDSPDRTDRSYGRGGQLREDKKWRYYYDSHGNLVLKTMRRSGPSLDAGMRDEFLAWQSGDYAYTWQGNGMLRSVTRTDGKTVTFRYDALGRRIEKVFDGRVYRYLWDGDVILHEWDYAEADRPNTVVTETGEVTLDSPEPVENLITWVYDSDSYVPTAKIVGDRHYSIISDYIGRPVQAYDDKGNVVWQADYDIYGNVRNIHRSRNFIPFRQLGQYEDEETGLYYNRFRYYDPGSGTYISQDPIGLLGSNPTLYVHVKDVNTQVDSWGLLNEFGIAGYGTSPHIKDGLSAHELLQNAWLRNNGVITSRASGIAKNNPAMALQEKMMHKIISKLQAQYGLHNPNVLKKQTALQNINRNTALTRRGIYEDLVKNRGWEPYNAKQFATEKAMKLREEAIEFAKQNGLIKYN, encoded by the coding sequence ATGGGTAACGTGTATGATAGCCCTGACCGAACGGACAGGAGTTATGGTCGTGGTGGACAGCTGCGTGAGGACAAGAAGTGGCGGTATTATTATGACAGCCATGGCAACCTTGTGCTGAAGACCATGCGCAGGTCGGGACCATCCCTTGATGCTGGGATGCGGGATGAGTTCCTTGCTTGGCAGAGTGGTGATTATGCCTATACGTGGCAGGGCAATGGTATGCTTAGGAGTGTAACACGGACGGACGGCAAAACCGTTACTTTTAGGTATGACGCTTTAGGCAGACGTATTGAGAAGGTCTTTGACGGACGAGTATATCGCTACCTCTGGGATGGTGATGTCATCCTGCACGAGTGGGACTATGCCGAAGCTGACCGTCCTAACACGGTTGTTACCGAGACTGGTGAGGTCACACTTGACAGCCCAGAACCTGTTGAGAATCTCATCACGTGGGTTTACGACAGTGACAGCTATGTCCCTACAGCCAAGATAGTTGGTGACAGGCATTACAGCATCATCAGCGACTACATTGGTCGTCCTGTACAGGCATACGATGATAAAGGTAATGTTGTCTGGCAGGCAGACTATGATATCTATGGTAACGTCCGCAACATTCACCGCAGCAGGAACTTTATCCCCTTCCGCCAATTAGGTCAGTATGAGGACGAGGAGACTGGACTGTATTACAACAGGTTTAGGTATTACGACCCAGGTTCGGGTACTTATATCAGTCAAGACCCAATTGGGTTGTTGGGAAGTAACCCAACACTGTATGTACATGTTAAAGATGTAAATACACAAGTAGACTCCTGGGGATTATTAAATGAATTTGGGATTGCTGGATATGGAACTTCACCACATATAAAAGATGGATTAAGTGCCCACGAATTATTACAAAATGCCTGGCTAAGAAATAATGGTGTCATTACAAGTAGAGCATCAGGAATTGCAAAGAATAATCCTGCTATGGCACTACAAGAGAAAATGATGCATAAAATAATATCTAAATTACAGGCACAGTATGGATTACATAATCCAAATGTGTTAAAGAAACAAACAGCATTACAAAATATAAATAGAAACACAGCATTAACCAGAAGAGGTATTTATGAAGATCTCGTAAAAAATAGAGGTTGGGAACCTTATAATGCTAAACAATTCGCAACAGAAAAAGCTATGAAGTTGAGGGAAGAAGCTATAGAGTTTGCGAAACAAAATGGTTTAATTAAATATAATTAA
- a CDS encoding RHS repeat-associated core domain-containing protein has protein sequence MYRYLWDGDVILHEWDYAKADRPNTIVTETGEVTLDRPEPVENLITWVYDSDSYVPTAKIVGDRHYSIISDYIGRPVQAYDDKGNVVWQAEYDIYGNLRNLHGSKKFIPFRQLGQYEEEETGLYYNRFRYYDPRIGNYISQDPIRLAGGNPTIYGYVKDLNSWVDSFGLENIIFTSSDGFTLEVRNVQDLSHLSNREILDIYHANNNPKGYGKSPKHANGDTIILHHQNQNHLGPVIEMPNSGHVRGLGNKKMHPYFPNPHPTNPVDRDVFNNWKKEYWKYRAETEIKKRGLSYN, from the coding sequence GTGTATCGCTACCTTTGGGATGGTGATGTCATCCTGCACGAGTGGGACTATGCCAAAGCTGACCGCCCGAACACGATTGTTACCGAGACTGGTGAGGTCACACTCGATAGGCCTGAACCAGTTGAGAATCTCATCACGTGGGTTTACGACAGTGACAGCTATGTCCCTACAGCCAAGATAGTTGGTGACAGGCATTACAGTATCATCAGTGACTACATCGGTCGTCCCGTCCAAGCATACGATGACAAAGGTAATGTCGTTTGGCAGGCAGAATATGACATCTATGGCAACCTCCGTAATCTCCATGGCAGCAAGAAGTTTATTCCTTTCCGTCAGTTAGGTCAGTATGAGGAAGAGGAGACTGGTCTGTATTACAACAGGTTTAGGTATTATGACCCAAGGATTGGTAATTATATCAGCCAAGATCCGATAAGGTTGGCAGGAGGAAACCCTACGATTTACGGATACGTTAAAGATTTAAATTCGTGGGTGGATTCTTTTGGGCTAGAAAATATTATTTTTACATCTTCTGACGGATTTACTTTGGAAGTTAGAAATGTGCAAGATTTAAGTCATTTATCAAATCGTGAAATACTAGATATCTATCATGCCAATAATAATCCAAAAGGATATGGGAAATCTCCCAAACATGCAAATGGCGATACAATTATTTTGCATCATCAAAATCAAAATCATTTAGGGCCAGTGATAGAGATGCCAAATAGTGGTCATGTTCGAGGTCTTGGAAATAAAAAGATGCATCCATATTTTCCAAATCCACATCCAACTAATCCTGTAGATAGAGACGTATTCAACAATTGGAAAAAAGAATATTGGAAATACCGAGCAGAAACTGAGATTAAGAAAAGAGGTTTATCTTATAATTAA
- a CDS encoding SMI1/KNR4 family protein, whose amino-acid sequence MKTELIERINSYLNKYQSFNPQPANDKDIKQAEVMLNVVFDSDYKQFIKTFGGCYVGVDIYGIRSSNDLKEKTVVDLTKLYKEAGWAIADDCYIISFDSSGNPIMMNKSGEVVLFDHDNGDSVILANSFEELIEDNLPD is encoded by the coding sequence ATGAAAACAGAGTTAATTGAAAGAATAAATAGTTACTTAAACAAGTATCAATCATTCAATCCACAACCGGCAAATGATAAAGATATTAAACAAGCAGAGGTAATGTTAAATGTAGTCTTTGATTCAGATTATAAGCAATTCATAAAAACCTTTGGGGGATGCTATGTTGGGGTGGATATTTATGGAATCAGAAGTTCAAATGACTTAAAAGAGAAGACAGTTGTTGATCTAACTAAGTTATACAAAGAAGCTGGTTGGGCTATTGCAGATGATTGTTATATTATTTCATTTGATTCATCAGGCAATCCAATCATGATGAATAAATCGGGAGAGGTTGTTCTTTTTGATCATGACAACGGAGACTCTGTTATTTTAGCAAACTCTTTTGAGGAATTAATTGAAGACAATCTTCCTGATTAA
- a CDS encoding IS1634 family transposase, producing the protein MHANVQTRFNPATGDMAPYYRIKESYRDVQGHVHSLILLNIGFEPSLTAVQVRKIAYALTERFKTRSTPSLFKERLEGLTPIEQAKADEWWSRMEKEGGIDRFNKEEQKSLRKYENYIDLETANYTDARNVGAEWLCKQTIDKLQLEGFLRKNGWTENAIHTALSALIVRTVYAVSERSSYYYLRDNSAAGELYSGVPGWTPGINSLYKITDKLYELKEQLERHLCSVTDDLFNIDNKLMLFDLTNFYFEGSKRNSDKAKFGRSKEKRSDCKLLVLALCINKEGFIRYSSILEGNTADPKSLPNMIDTLAKRNPSRTKDTLVIMDAGVATEENLELIKKKGYNYLCVSRTKMKDYTLSDDNKSVTVMDARRQKITLKEVKTEDDEDYYLEITSPSKAMTESSMNRVWRERFKMDLQRINEGISKKGGTKTYEKVVERTGRAIQKYPSIAKFYQISYIKNEKKPKEMLRVDWEIKDLSAMESGHGVYFLRSNVRTLSERVTWEYYNLIREIECTNRQLKNDLNLRPIYHQKDERSDAHLFFGLLAYWVVNTIRCQLKREGESCYWTEIVRRMSTQKLVTTKGKNPLGENTEMRQCSSPSKQAKQIYDKLNLKHSPFKKNKICRTQSP; encoded by the coding sequence ATGCACGCAAATGTACAGACACGATTCAACCCTGCCACAGGCGACATGGCTCCTTATTATCGCATCAAGGAGTCATATCGTGACGTGCAGGGTCATGTACATTCGCTAATTCTGTTGAACATAGGTTTTGAACCTTCACTTACTGCTGTACAGGTTCGAAAAATTGCATACGCTCTTACCGAACGCTTCAAAACCAGAAGTACACCCTCGCTTTTCAAAGAACGCCTTGAGGGACTTACTCCTATTGAACAGGCAAAGGCTGACGAATGGTGGAGCCGTATGGAGAAAGAAGGTGGAATCGATCGGTTTAATAAGGAAGAGCAGAAGTCGCTGAGAAAATATGAGAACTACATTGACCTCGAGACGGCAAACTATACTGACGCAAGGAATGTTGGTGCAGAGTGGCTCTGCAAGCAGACGATAGACAAGCTGCAGTTAGAGGGTTTTCTGCGCAAAAACGGCTGGACGGAGAATGCGATACACACGGCTTTGTCAGCATTGATTGTTCGCACGGTATATGCAGTCTCTGAACGTTCATCTTATTATTATTTGCGCGATAACTCAGCTGCTGGCGAACTTTACAGTGGAGTTCCTGGCTGGACACCAGGGATCAATTCTCTGTATAAAATCACCGACAAGTTATATGAACTAAAGGAACAGTTAGAGCGTCATCTGTGCAGCGTTACTGACGATCTCTTTAATATAGACAACAAGTTGATGCTCTTCGACTTAACCAACTTCTATTTCGAGGGTAGTAAGCGTAATAGCGATAAAGCCAAGTTCGGTCGTTCAAAAGAAAAACGCTCTGACTGTAAGCTACTTGTACTTGCATTATGTATCAATAAAGAAGGTTTTATACGTTATTCTTCTATCTTGGAGGGTAATACAGCAGATCCCAAGTCTCTACCCAATATGATTGATACGCTGGCAAAGAGGAATCCATCACGAACCAAGGATACGCTCGTTATCATGGATGCAGGTGTTGCCACGGAAGAGAACTTGGAGTTAATAAAGAAAAAGGGTTACAATTATCTCTGCGTATCTCGTACGAAAATGAAAGACTATACGCTCAGTGATGATAACAAGAGCGTTACAGTAATGGATGCCCGTCGGCAGAAGATAACGCTGAAAGAGGTTAAGACAGAGGATGATGAGGATTATTATCTCGAAATAACATCTCCTTCGAAAGCTATGACAGAGTCGTCCATGAACAGGGTTTGGAGAGAGCGTTTTAAGATGGACCTGCAGAGGATAAACGAAGGAATCTCCAAGAAAGGTGGAACGAAAACCTATGAAAAGGTTGTTGAACGTACAGGACGTGCCATACAGAAGTACCCTTCTATAGCGAAGTTCTACCAGATAAGCTACATAAAAAATGAGAAGAAACCCAAGGAGATGCTACGTGTAGACTGGGAGATAAAAGACCTCTCGGCAATGGAATCTGGTCACGGAGTCTATTTCCTCCGCAGCAATGTCAGGACACTTTCTGAGCGTGTGACATGGGAATACTACAATCTCATTCGTGAAATAGAATGTACGAACAGACAACTAAAGAATGATCTCAACCTCCGTCCTATCTATCATCAGAAAGATGAGCGAAGCGACGCACACCTCTTCTTCGGTTTATTAGCCTACTGGGTGGTAAACACTATCCGTTGTCAATTAAAACGAGAAGGAGAATCCTGTTACTGGACCGAGATAGTACGACGTATGAGTACCCAAAAGCTCGTCACCACAAAAGGGAAGAATCCATTAGGTGAGAACACCGAGATGCGCCAATGTAGTAGTCCTTCAAAGCAAGCAAAACAGATATACGATAAGTTGAACTTAAAACACTCACCATTCAAAAAGAATAAAATTTGTAGGACACAGAGCCCATAA
- a CDS encoding ISAon1 family transposase: protein MESTAESIASIGAHYGVNGKLLSTQYKEYFSDYRSWDQLDHAQDWLLFEDNIGENLSIDETCLSSGEVYTFLTNKAGKGRKGTLIAVVKGTKAEDVIQVLKKINLSKRKTVKEITLDLSSSMMRIARAVFPKALITNDRFHVQKLFYDALDDMRIAYRWMARDKENEEIKEAKSKGKEYIPFRYSNGDTRKQLLARAKFILTKHKSKWTETQKDRAQIIFEHYPTLKKAYDLAMKLTDIYNIKSIKDAARLKLAKWFNEVEELGVDNFYTVIDTFENHYQTILNFFVNRATNANAESFNAKVKAFRAQFRGVTDIPFFLYYCCPVKIK from the coding sequence ATTGAGTCCACTGCAGAGAGCATCGCAAGTATCGGTGCGCACTATGGCGTAAATGGTAAGCTGTTATCCACACAGTACAAGGAATATTTCAGTGATTACCGTAGCTGGGATCAGTTGGATCATGCTCAAGACTGGCTATTGTTTGAAGATAACATAGGTGAGAATCTAAGTATCGATGAGACCTGTCTAAGCAGTGGCGAGGTTTATACTTTTCTGACCAACAAGGCGGGAAAGGGCAGAAAAGGGACTTTGATAGCTGTGGTTAAAGGGACCAAAGCAGAGGATGTTATTCAGGTTCTCAAGAAGATAAACCTTTCTAAACGGAAGACAGTCAAGGAGATAACACTCGACTTGTCATCTTCTATGATGCGCATAGCCCGTGCCGTTTTTCCCAAAGCACTTATTACCAATGATAGGTTTCATGTACAGAAACTATTTTATGATGCTCTGGATGACATGCGTATTGCTTACCGATGGATGGCAAGAGATAAAGAGAACGAGGAGATAAAAGAAGCTAAAAGCAAGGGAAAGGAATATATACCATTTAGATACAGCAATGGTGACACGCGTAAGCAGTTGCTCGCCAGAGCAAAGTTCATATTGACCAAGCACAAGAGTAAGTGGACTGAAACACAGAAAGACAGAGCACAAATCATCTTTGAACATTATCCAACACTGAAAAAGGCGTATGATTTGGCTATGAAACTTACCGATATTTATAACATCAAGAGCATCAAGGATGCCGCAAGGCTGAAGTTAGCAAAATGGTTTAATGAGGTAGAAGAATTAGGAGTGGACAATTTCTACACAGTGATTGACACGTTTGAAAATCATTATCAAACCATACTCAATTTCTTTGTAAACAGAGCTACGAATGCAAATGCCGAGTCATTCAATGCTAAAGTTAAGGCATTCAGGGCACAGTTCAGAGGAGTGACAGATATTCCTTTCTTTTTATATTATTGCTGTCCGGTAAAAATAAAATGA
- a CDS encoding ISAon1 family transposase N-terminal region protein, producing MKSHQLLRCIFPDVLADYFDVVDIQESACQFDFWLDERNFMEKSDHKLGTVSSYGFTSERVIQDFPLRGKAVYLHVRRRKWRDSSNGEIFTYSYDDLTAEGSKLSPEFVSFLKE from the coding sequence ATGAAGAGTCACCAATTATTACGTTGCATATTTCCAGATGTACTTGCCGACTACTTTGATGTTGTCGATATTCAAGAGAGTGCTTGCCAGTTTGACTTTTGGCTTGACGAGCGTAACTTTATGGAAAAGTCAGACCATAAGTTAGGCACTGTAAGCAGTTATGGTTTTACCAGCGAGCGTGTAATTCAGGACTTCCCCCTCCGTGGCAAAGCAGTTTACCTCCATGTTCGCCGTCGCAAGTGGCGTGACAGTTCCAACGGAGAGATATTTACTTATTCATATGATGACTTGACGGCCGAGGGCAGTAAATTATCCCCCGAGTTCGTTTCTTTTTTAAAAGAATAG